The following proteins come from a genomic window of Magnetococcales bacterium:
- a CDS encoding prepilin-type N-terminal cleavage/methylation domain-containing protein: MFNTPSPDQKSPSIRSTSTGTEATPSKQQAGFTLLELAMVLAVIGLILGGVAVGKDLHRNAEYKKIKHSFIDQWAQAYNQYYERYGVVLGDSQTSPTMVVNAAIDTTILDGFLDAGVTSYDTVTPPGMICQGTFQGTPGSVNRRTNASDELHSYFDAAGIEMAPGRSEGREDRYIYQDTNGNPQEIQICFQWNPPSTRSGSGNVMIITGITPDLARMLDTMVDGKADAREGLFRQDIASNLTVGEAGTTWSAVNATTYNEVTTGDAADATRTDDVVSGVGTMERHDEDQVIVLTAHYKMNQ, encoded by the coding sequence ATGTTCAACACCCCCTCCCCAGACCAAAAATCCCCTTCGATTCGTTCCACATCAACGGGGACAGAGGCCACTCCCAGCAAGCAACAAGCCGGTTTCACCCTGCTTGAGCTGGCCATGGTGTTGGCGGTCATCGGCCTGATCCTGGGCGGCGTGGCTGTGGGCAAGGATCTACACCGGAACGCGGAATACAAAAAGATCAAGCACAGCTTTATCGACCAGTGGGCTCAGGCTTATAATCAATACTATGAGCGCTATGGGGTGGTGTTGGGCGATAGCCAGACCTCCCCAACCATGGTGGTCAATGCCGCCATTGATACCACCATTCTGGATGGTTTTCTGGATGCGGGCGTCACCAGCTACGATACGGTCACCCCCCCCGGCATGATCTGCCAGGGTACGTTCCAAGGCACCCCCGGCTCGGTCAACCGCCGCACCAACGCCTCCGACGAACTCCACTCCTACTTCGACGCAGCGGGCATCGAAATGGCCCCGGGCCGCTCCGAAGGACGGGAAGATCGGTATATCTATCAGGATACCAACGGCAACCCCCAGGAGATCCAAATCTGCTTCCAGTGGAACCCCCCCAGCACCCGCTCCGGATCGGGTAATGTCATGATCATCACCGGCATCACCCCGGATCTGGCCCGCATGCTGGACACCATGGTGGATGGCAAAGCCGACGCCCGGGAAGGACTCTTTCGCCAGGATATCGCCTCCAACCTGACGGTGGGTGAAGCAGGGACCACCTGGAGTGCTGTCAACGCCACCACCTATAATGAAGTCACCACCGGCGATGCAGCTGACGCCACCCGTACCGACGATGTCGTCTCCGGGGTGGGCACCATGGAACGCCACGATGAAGATCAGGTGATCGTTCTCACCGCCCACTACAAGATGAACCAATAA
- the mshL gene encoding pilus (MSHA type) biogenesis protein MshL: MKNLRAICLAGCVAVLLSSCASQSKQEDQYDDWTGQGAARLPQTDSSLAQESKQLFEETLAMRERMEKDQPQPVRLEPVRPAPDPMDHTLITLDVTNGEIQHILKALAAQANLNLMMHPSVAEVSNRISVHFKEVPASRVLNHILQIADLHGQMDGNMLTIVPLEERVFHLDFLETEFKTTMTAGGDVLGSSQVEGGSSGLTGSFEIDGELQIKNNPYDQLEEMLQTLVGSVKDPNNQGGDVDSAETVSDAGAQSLVNSAIRQDTATYHLNRLTGTLFVRAKQSVVANVARLIRIFKETLGRQIVIETQIIEVQLSEGHQYGVNWAVLSENLVAGMAVNGIAMDAITATVSGAEISSRGVSVPAVSFSNGQNMLTLGYGNGTVNAAVNLLKSYGEIRILSNPFIRTQHGRPAFISVGTTNSYVSRSPSQILSSTTGESVGTDEQPQVSTVFDGLVVGLVPFIDQDKQISLTIHPIQSSVDADSLELVDVGNDFKLTLPKVDLKELTTTLKMKDGDTVMLGGLIHRIRTNVTERVPILGDLPILGQAFRKDTESESGRELVLIIRVNVI; encoded by the coding sequence ATGAAAAATCTTCGAGCCATTTGCCTGGCTGGCTGTGTCGCTGTTTTGCTCTCCTCCTGTGCGAGCCAATCCAAGCAGGAGGATCAGTATGACGACTGGACAGGTCAAGGGGCTGCCCGGCTGCCCCAGACCGACTCCAGTTTGGCCCAGGAATCAAAACAGTTGTTCGAAGAGACCCTGGCCATGCGGGAACGCATGGAGAAAGACCAGCCCCAACCGGTCAGGCTGGAACCCGTACGTCCAGCTCCCGACCCCATGGACCATACCCTCATCACCCTGGATGTCACCAACGGCGAAATCCAGCATATTTTGAAAGCCCTGGCAGCTCAGGCCAACCTGAATCTGATGATGCATCCCAGTGTGGCGGAAGTGTCCAACCGCATTTCGGTCCACTTCAAGGAAGTCCCCGCCAGCCGGGTGTTGAACCATATCCTCCAGATCGCCGATCTACACGGCCAGATGGATGGCAACATGCTCACCATCGTGCCCTTGGAAGAGCGGGTGTTTCATCTGGACTTTTTGGAAACCGAATTTAAAACCACCATGACCGCCGGGGGAGATGTCCTGGGTAGCTCCCAGGTGGAGGGGGGAAGCAGTGGTTTGACGGGGAGCTTTGAAATCGACGGGGAGTTGCAGATCAAAAACAACCCCTACGATCAGCTGGAAGAGATGCTGCAAACCCTGGTGGGCAGTGTGAAGGATCCCAACAACCAGGGAGGGGATGTGGATTCTGCTGAAACCGTCTCCGATGCCGGAGCCCAATCCCTGGTCAATAGCGCCATTCGACAAGACACCGCCACCTACCACCTCAATCGCCTGACCGGGACGCTTTTTGTGCGGGCCAAGCAGTCGGTGGTGGCCAATGTGGCTAGACTGATCCGGATTTTCAAGGAGACCCTCGGCAGGCAGATCGTGATCGAAACCCAGATCATCGAGGTGCAGCTTTCAGAGGGGCATCAATATGGGGTCAACTGGGCGGTGTTGAGTGAAAACCTGGTGGCAGGCATGGCGGTCAACGGTATCGCCATGGATGCCATCACCGCGACGGTCTCCGGGGCGGAAATATCCTCCCGGGGGGTGAGTGTGCCGGCGGTCTCTTTTTCCAACGGCCAAAACATGCTGACCCTGGGCTACGGCAACGGCACTGTCAATGCGGCAGTCAACCTGCTGAAAAGTTATGGCGAGATTCGCATTCTCTCCAACCCTTTCATCCGCACCCAGCATGGCCGCCCCGCCTTTATCAGTGTGGGCACCACCAACTCCTATGTCTCCCGCTCGCCCTCGCAAATTTTGAGCAGCACCACGGGTGAATCCGTCGGTACGGATGAGCAGCCCCAGGTCTCCACGGTGTTCGATGGTCTGGTGGTGGGGCTCGTCCCCTTTATCGATCAGGATAAACAGATCTCCCTCACCATCCATCCCATTCAAAGTTCGGTGGATGCCGACAGCCTGGAGTTGGTGGATGTGGGCAATGACTTTAAGCTCACCCTGCCCAAGGTGGATCTGAAGGAGTTGACCACCACCCTCAAAATGAAGGATGGCGATACCGTGATGTTAGGGGGGTTGATCCACCGGATTCGCACCAACGTTACCGAGCGGGTGCCCATCCTGGGGGATCTGCCCATATTGGGTCAGGCCTTTCGTAAAGATACCGAAAGCGAATCGGGGCGGGAGCTGGTGCTGATCATTCGGGTCAACGTGATTTGA
- a CDS encoding prepilin-type N-terminal cleavage/methylation domain-containing protein, with translation MSNSQNRSDAGFSLIELAVILVVLGVIMGIVSAGKDVVRSAEFKKIYARHIQAWSDAYSDHIDRQGVVVGDDADSPTLKVNGIQGVDPLPELCDTNAGVADELHAYMDAAGIEMPSGRAEGREDRYVYQDTNGNPQEVQICFLNTDWSDQAGVSVERNVMVIKGLEPALARSLDTTIDGRPDARFGLFRLDELAGDPSTTSAVWPADNRDTYGTTSGGNLDEDQIAVMTAYYRMSQ, from the coding sequence TTGTCGAATAGCCAGAATAGATCCGATGCCGGTTTCAGCCTGATTGAATTGGCCGTGATCCTCGTGGTTCTGGGGGTGATCATGGGCATCGTCTCCGCAGGCAAGGATGTGGTGCGCAGTGCGGAGTTTAAAAAAATCTACGCCCGCCACATCCAGGCTTGGTCCGACGCCTATAGCGATCATATCGACCGCCAAGGCGTGGTGGTGGGTGACGATGCGGATTCCCCCACCCTCAAGGTCAACGGCATCCAGGGAGTCGACCCCCTGCCGGAGTTGTGTGATACCAATGCTGGCGTGGCCGATGAACTGCATGCCTATATGGATGCCGCCGGTATCGAGATGCCCTCCGGGCGAGCTGAGGGGCGGGAAGACCGTTATGTCTATCAGGACACCAACGGCAACCCCCAGGAAGTTCAGATCTGCTTTTTGAACACCGACTGGTCCGATCAGGCGGGGGTCTCCGTGGAGCGCAACGTCATGGTGATCAAAGGCCTGGAGCCCGCTCTGGCCCGCTCGTTGGATACCACCATCGACGGACGCCCCGATGCCCGGTTCGGTCTGTTTCGGCTAGATGAACTAGCGGGAGACCCCTCCACCACCAGTGCGGTCTGGCCTGCAGATAACCGGGACACCTACGGCACGACATCCGGTGGCAATCTGGATGAAGACCAGATTGCTGTCATGACCGCCTATTATCGAATGAGTCAGTGA